A single genomic interval of Lusitaniella coriacea LEGE 07157 harbors:
- a CDS encoding IS1/IS1595 family N-terminal zinc-binding domain-containing protein, translating into MQEEFIASKKQLESWDGLTNNLSLASLAICGVSAPIALYATAKNQPGGILAGYSLTGTGLFCLFGSLLIGRIVGDKLGRIRAELKLAEKRYHEGKTEGINQGKQETEREWEKDKQERDRVWESKLTDQLTQQKRDLEQSFQALTERLEALITQKEEQIAQLREAFVIARSEGESEASRRYERRLTDLNEDLELARNRVRRVEDLKRENEQLNFALQARQQALDSKEEMLRHREMQTAQSQSQVQQVVENNRQLQQLTTNLQREMEMREQEIAAMVESTRNQAVAETQEKLANMYQLELEKASAIAARLKAELSTYRRRENLDKGLPELRNLLVKGDRPILKPAFIVGDQGSGKALHSVELARLFSLGADSVIAIALDISEGGREDSSWARLGVPVTNDREAFFRLLKAVKAQLDNPQSSLPFRNDKQRYWASPPILLFIDEALTSFAGMTKDELVEISEAIRAIETRGSKRKVFLVAMGTNDQIQNLSPEGKGSKGGTQAVKIWNTGTLNSYLQIYLNDAAKALATDEELKANLGLQHYLAAYGDGYFIASAKWMDGKGKFLKPFKHVSHHGHLLTETIPSRAIEPVYLAPCPGFFPQEIKCLYQQFLRPGIVSDLGGDDEGGSHTLRGDNGGKGDAEGTRESLERLLSLNPSEQHGDKIENSAKGLEITSTCPHCGGKDFAKNGKNRAGKQRLKCKSCGKNFS; encoded by the coding sequence ATGCAAGAGGAGTTCATTGCGTCCAAGAAACAGTTGGAAAGTTGGGATGGGTTAACCAATAACCTGTCCCTGGCTTCTCTTGCCATCTGTGGAGTATCAGCCCCGATCGCGCTCTATGCCACCGCCAAAAATCAACCGGGAGGAATCCTCGCGGGATATTCCCTCACCGGAACGGGCTTATTTTGCCTGTTCGGTTCGCTGCTTATCGGTCGCATCGTTGGGGACAAATTGGGCAGAATCCGAGCCGAATTGAAACTAGCTGAGAAGCGATACCACGAGGGCAAGACAGAGGGTATTAACCAAGGGAAGCAAGAGACAGAGCGGGAATGGGAGAAGGATAAACAAGAGCGCGATCGCGTGTGGGAATCCAAACTCACCGACCAACTCACCCAACAGAAGCGAGATTTAGAGCAATCCTTCCAAGCCCTCACAGAGCGCCTAGAAGCCCTCATTACCCAAAAAGAAGAGCAGATTGCTCAACTCAGAGAAGCGTTCGTTATCGCCCGTTCTGAAGGGGAATCAGAAGCCTCTCGGAGATATGAGCGGCGGTTGACTGACCTCAATGAGGATTTAGAGCTTGCCCGTAACCGAGTGAGGCGGGTGGAGGATTTGAAGCGGGAGAACGAGCAATTAAACTTTGCCCTCCAAGCTCGTCAGCAAGCCCTTGATAGTAAAGAGGAAATGCTGAGGCATCGGGAAATGCAAACAGCTCAGAGTCAATCCCAGGTGCAACAGGTGGTAGAAAACAATCGCCAGTTACAGCAATTAACTACCAACCTGCAACGGGAAATGGAGATGCGAGAGCAAGAGATTGCGGCAATGGTGGAATCAACCCGAAATCAAGCGGTAGCTGAGACTCAAGAGAAGCTTGCCAATATGTATCAATTGGAATTAGAGAAAGCCAGCGCGATCGCGGCTCGTCTCAAAGCAGAACTTTCCACCTATCGCCGTCGCGAGAATCTTGATAAGGGATTGCCCGAACTGCGAAATCTGTTGGTCAAGGGCGATCGTCCAATTCTTAAGCCAGCATTTATCGTTGGCGACCAAGGGAGTGGGAAAGCCTTGCATTCGGTTGAGTTGGCGCGATTGTTTAGCCTTGGGGCGGATTCAGTGATTGCCATTGCCCTCGATATCTCCGAAGGGGGTAGAGAGGACAGTTCATGGGCAAGATTGGGCGTACCTGTGACCAATGACCGTGAAGCGTTTTTCCGGCTGCTGAAGGCGGTCAAAGCTCAATTAGACAATCCCCAATCTTCTTTACCTTTCCGCAACGACAAACAGCGCTACTGGGCTTCACCGCCAATCCTGCTGTTTATCGATGAAGCTCTGACCAGTTTTGCTGGGATGACCAAGGATGAGTTGGTAGAGATTTCTGAGGCGATTCGAGCCATTGAAACCAGGGGAAGTAAGCGTAAAGTTTTCCTCGTGGCAATGGGAACGAACGATCAGATTCAGAACCTCTCGCCAGAAGGAAAAGGCTCTAAGGGCGGAACTCAAGCGGTGAAGATTTGGAATACGGGAACGCTTAATTCCTACCTCCAAATCTACCTGAACGATGCGGCTAAGGCATTGGCAACTGATGAAGAGTTGAAAGCTAATTTAGGCTTACAACATTACCTTGCAGCTTATGGCGATGGTTATTTTATTGCCAGTGCTAAGTGGATGGATGGGAAAGGGAAGTTTTTGAAACCTTTTAAGCACGTTTCTCATCATGGTCACTTGCTCACTGAGACAATTCCCAGTCGCGCGATCGAGCCTGTTTATTTAGCGCCTTGCCCCGGTTTCTTCCCTCAAGAAATCAAATGCCTTTACCAACAGTTTTTAAGACCAGGAATTGTGTCCGATTTAGGCGGGGATGATGAGGGGGGAAGCCACACATTACGGGGGGATAATGGGGGGAAGGGGGATGCTGAGGGGACACGAGAGAGTCTAGAGCGCTTACTCAGTCTGAATCCCTCAGAGCAACACGGGGATAAGATCGAAAATTCGGCTAAGGGATTGGAGATAACCTCCACTTGCCCTCACTGTGGGGGAAAGGACTTTGCTAAAAACGGCAAAAATAGAGCAGGGAAGCAGCGTTTGAAGTGTAAAAGTTGTGGGAAAAATTTCTCATAA
- a CDS encoding HNH endonuclease, translated as MSDSPFQELVRKLFETTKRVDAALAELKGKAADIEAKYEPRTEFNRWRNSQSGKLWKQQKYQAQNGRCVICGESIQLKGSHIDHKRPLSQYPHLALDTRNLRITCPECNTSKGNRCDEE; from the coding sequence ATGTCCGATTCTCCGTTTCAGGAACTGGTGAGAAAACTATTCGAGACAACCAAGCGCGTTGATGCGGCTCTCGCCGAACTCAAAGGCAAGGCGGCTGATATTGAGGCGAAGTACGAGCCGCGCACAGAATTTAATCGCTGGCGTAACTCCCAGTCCGGGAAACTCTGGAAGCAGCAAAAATATCAGGCTCAAAACGGACGTTGTGTGATTTGCGGAGAGTCAATTCAACTCAAAGGCTCCCACATCGACCATAAAAGACCCCTGAGCCAATACCCACATCTGGCTTTGGATACTCGAAATCTGAGAATTACTTGCCCGGAGTGCAACACATCTAAAGGCAATCGGTGCGATGAAGAATAG